A genome region from Stenotrophomonas maltophilia includes the following:
- the cyoB gene encoding cytochrome o ubiquinol oxidase subunit I: MLGKLSLESIPHDPIVLTTLVGAVLGGLGVMALITKFKLWGYLWKEWFTSVDHKKIGVMYLIVAFVMLLRGFSDAIMMRTQQALAVGGSEGYLPPHHYDQIFTAHGVIMIFFVAMPLITGLMNLAVPLQIGARDVAFPFVNSLSFWLFVSGAVLIMLSLWIGEFAATGWLAFPPLSGIEYSPSVGMDYYIWGLQVAGLGTTLSGINFFITILKMRTPSMKLMQMPVFTWTALVTNVLIVAAFPVLTITLVLLTLDRYLGTHFFTNDGGGNAMLYINLIWIWGHPEVYILVLPAFGVFSEVIATFSRKALFGYKGMVYATACIGVLSFIVWLHHFFTMGSGANVNAFFGITTMIISIPTGVKIFNWLFTMFRGRVHFTTPVLWTIGFMVTFVIGGMTGVMLAIPAIDFVLHNSLFLIAHFHNVIIGGVVFGMFAGITYWWPKMFGFRLNEFWGKCAFWCWFIGFYVTFMPMYVLGFMGMTRRLQSTVNPAYEPLLLIAAAGAFIVGAGILCQIIQVAVSIRDRKKTVDLTGDPWDARTLEWETSSPPAFYNFGTLPEVTELDDFWERKQRGEAWPKPAKYTDIHMPRNTGTGVVIGAFSLVFGFAMIWHIWWLAIVGFVGMIATFIYRTFDQDVDYWVPAAEVERIENEHRKHLEAQGLVKSELKA, encoded by the coding sequence ATGTTGGGAAAACTCTCTCTTGAGTCGATCCCCCACGATCCGATCGTGCTGACCACCCTGGTCGGCGCGGTGCTGGGTGGCCTGGGCGTCATGGCCCTGATCACCAAGTTCAAGCTGTGGGGCTATCTGTGGAAGGAGTGGTTCACCTCGGTGGACCACAAGAAGATCGGCGTGATGTACCTCATCGTCGCCTTCGTCATGCTGCTGCGCGGCTTCTCCGACGCCATCATGATGCGTACCCAGCAGGCGCTCGCCGTCGGCGGGTCCGAGGGTTACCTGCCGCCGCACCACTACGACCAGATCTTCACCGCCCACGGCGTGATCATGATCTTCTTCGTGGCGATGCCGCTGATCACCGGCCTGATGAACCTGGCCGTGCCGCTGCAGATCGGTGCTCGCGACGTCGCGTTCCCGTTCGTCAACTCGCTCAGCTTCTGGCTGTTCGTGTCCGGCGCGGTGCTGATCATGCTGTCGCTGTGGATCGGTGAATTCGCCGCCACCGGCTGGCTGGCGTTCCCGCCGTTGTCAGGCATCGAATACAGTCCAAGCGTAGGCATGGACTACTACATCTGGGGTCTACAGGTCGCAGGCCTGGGTACCACGCTGAGCGGTATCAACTTCTTCATCACCATCCTGAAGATGCGTACCCCCAGCATGAAGCTGATGCAGATGCCGGTGTTCACCTGGACCGCCCTGGTGACCAACGTGCTGATCGTCGCCGCCTTCCCGGTGCTGACCATCACCCTGGTGCTGCTGACCCTGGACCGCTACCTGGGCACGCACTTCTTCACCAATGACGGTGGCGGCAACGCCATGCTGTACATCAACCTGATCTGGATCTGGGGTCACCCGGAGGTGTACATCCTGGTCCTGCCGGCGTTCGGTGTGTTCTCCGAAGTCATCGCGACCTTCTCGCGCAAGGCGCTGTTCGGCTACAAGGGCATGGTCTACGCCACCGCCTGCATCGGCGTGCTGTCGTTCATCGTGTGGCTGCACCACTTCTTCACCATGGGCTCGGGTGCCAACGTCAATGCCTTCTTCGGCATCACGACGATGATCATCTCGATCCCGACCGGCGTGAAGATCTTCAACTGGCTGTTCACCATGTTCCGCGGCCGCGTGCACTTCACCACCCCGGTGCTGTGGACCATCGGCTTCATGGTCACCTTCGTCATCGGCGGCATGACCGGCGTGATGCTGGCAATCCCGGCCATCGACTTCGTGCTGCACAACAGCCTGTTCCTGATCGCCCACTTCCACAACGTCATCATCGGCGGCGTGGTGTTCGGCATGTTCGCCGGCATCACCTACTGGTGGCCGAAGATGTTCGGCTTCCGCCTCAATGAGTTCTGGGGCAAGTGCGCGTTCTGGTGCTGGTTCATCGGCTTCTACGTGACCTTCATGCCGATGTACGTGCTGGGCTTCATGGGCATGACCCGCCGCCTGCAGAGCACCGTCAACCCGGCCTATGAGCCGCTGCTGCTGATCGCCGCCGCAGGTGCCTTCATCGTGGGTGCCGGCATCCTGTGCCAGATCATCCAGGTGGCCGTGTCGATCCGCGACCGCAAGAAGACCGTCGACCTGACCGGCGACCCGTGGGATGCCCGTACGCTCGAGTGGGAAACCTCTTCGCCGCCGGCCTTCTACAACTTCGGCACCCTGCCGGAAGTCACCGAACTGGACGATTTCTGGGAGCGCAAGCAGCGTGGTGAAGCCTGGCCGAAGCCGGCCAAGTACACCGACATCCACATGCCGCGCAACACCGGCACGGGCGTTGTCATCGGTGCTTTCAGCCTGGTGTTCGGCTTTGCGATGATCTGGCACATCTGGTGGCTGGCCATCGTCGGCTTCGTCGGCATGATCGCCACGTTCATCTACCGCACCTTCGACCAGGACGTGGACTACTGGGTCCCGGCCGCCGAGGTGGAACGCATCGAGAACGAACACCGCAAGCACCTGGAAGCCCAGGGCCTGGTGAAGTCGGAGCTGAAGGCATGA
- the cyoA gene encoding ubiquinol oxidase subunit II encodes MIPLKTLGRWLRPGLLLSLLVMLTGCDAVAILSPKGQIGQDEKTLLITATVLMLLVVIPVIIMTLTFAWKYRASNTKARYEPKWSHSTAIEVVVWSIPCMIVLVLAVLTWRSSHALDPYKPLESDVKPVTIEAISLDWKWLFIYPEEKVAVVNEIKFPVNTPLNFKITSDSVMNAFFIPHLGSMIYSMAAMETKLHLIANETGEFPGMSSHYSGAGFAKMHFTAYSVTDAEYRQWLDQVRAGEQTLDKTSFKALGEARNAEWYPVTYFGKTEEGLFNWVIAKHMGDNKHYGMKHEHAGAAAADAASHEAHEGHAPSDAHDSKESGENLDATEHEHAGHAGHAGSGE; translated from the coding sequence ATGATTCCGTTGAAAACCCTTGGGCGCTGGTTGCGCCCGGGCCTGCTGCTGTCGTTGCTGGTGATGCTCACCGGCTGCGATGCCGTGGCCATCCTCAGTCCGAAGGGCCAGATCGGCCAGGATGAGAAGACCCTGCTGATCACGGCCACCGTGCTCATGCTGCTGGTCGTCATCCCGGTCATCATCATGACCCTGACCTTCGCGTGGAAGTATCGCGCCTCCAACACCAAGGCCCGTTACGAGCCGAAGTGGTCCCACTCGACGGCGATCGAGGTGGTGGTGTGGTCCATTCCCTGCATGATCGTGCTGGTGCTGGCGGTCCTGACCTGGCGTTCGTCGCACGCGCTGGACCCGTACAAGCCGCTGGAATCGGACGTCAAGCCGGTCACCATCGAGGCGATCTCGCTGGACTGGAAGTGGCTGTTCATCTATCCGGAAGAGAAGGTGGCGGTCGTCAACGAAATCAAGTTCCCGGTCAACACGCCGCTGAACTTCAAGATCACGTCCGATTCGGTGATGAATGCCTTCTTCATCCCGCACCTGGGCAGCATGATCTACTCGATGGCTGCGATGGAGACCAAGCTCCACCTGATCGCCAACGAGACCGGTGAATTCCCGGGCATGTCCTCGCACTACAGCGGCGCGGGCTTCGCCAAGATGCACTTCACTGCCTACTCGGTCACCGATGCCGAATACCGCCAGTGGCTGGACCAGGTCCGTGCCGGCGAGCAGACCCTGGACAAGACCTCGTTCAAGGCCCTGGGTGAAGCACGCAACGCGGAGTGGTACCCGGTCACCTACTTCGGCAAGACCGAAGAAGGCCTGTTCAACTGGGTCATCGCCAAGCACATGGGCGACAACAAGCACTACGGCATGAAGCACGAACATGCCGGTGCCGCCGCTGCCGATGCCGCCAGCCATGAAGCGCACGAGGGCCACGCCCCCAGTGACGCGCATGATTCCAAGGAATCGGGTGAAAACCTGGATGCCACCGAACACGAACACGCTGGCCATGCTGGCCATGCGGGTTCGGGAGAATGA
- a CDS encoding GyrI-like domain-containing protein produces MDKINFKKRDRALYQPPAGRFVTVDVPPLPYLMIDGRGDPNTAPAYQLAVQWLYAVSYALKFALKSEGQDYVVPPLEALWTAEDPSSFVARRKDEWRWTVMIRTPDGISPAQLEAAIAKAVKKLGDVPASLRHEILEEGLCLQTLHIGAYDEEGPILAKLHDELMPSLGYTFAGPHHEIYLGDPRRTDAARLKTVLRQPVRALEPVKGSRS; encoded by the coding sequence ATGGACAAGATCAACTTCAAGAAGCGTGATCGCGCGTTGTACCAGCCCCCGGCGGGCCGGTTCGTAACGGTGGACGTACCGCCCCTGCCCTACCTGATGATCGACGGCCGCGGTGACCCGAACACGGCCCCGGCCTACCAGCTGGCCGTGCAGTGGCTGTACGCGGTGAGCTATGCGCTGAAGTTTGCACTGAAGAGCGAAGGCCAGGACTACGTGGTGCCACCGCTGGAAGCGCTGTGGACCGCCGAGGATCCGTCGAGCTTTGTGGCACGCCGCAAGGATGAGTGGAGGTGGACGGTGATGATCCGCACGCCGGACGGGATCAGTCCAGCGCAGTTGGAGGCTGCCATTGCCAAGGCAGTGAAGAAACTGGGCGACGTTCCGGCCAGCCTCCGCCACGAAATTCTCGAAGAAGGCCTCTGCCTGCAGACCCTGCATATTGGTGCCTACGATGAGGAGGGCCCGATCCTGGCGAAGTTGCACGATGAACTGATGCCTTCGCTGGGCTACACCTTCGCCGGCCCCCATCACGAGATCTACCTGGGCGACCCGCGCAGGACCGACGCTGCGCGGTTGAAGACCGTACTGCGGCAGCCGGTGCGGGCGCTTGAGCCTGTTAAGGGTTCGCGCTCATGA
- a CDS encoding 2-hydroxyacid dehydrogenase: protein MQIAVFSARPYDRRFLDDANLRDAAGQGYTFVYFDAALDVHTAALAQDCAAVCVFVNDRLDAAVLRALHVLGVRAVLLRCAGFNNVDLAAAEALDLFVARVPAYSPEAVAEHALALVMTLNRQTHRAYNRVREGNFMLDGLLGRTLHGRTVGIVGTGKIGLATARIFKGIGCTVLGHDPYPSAAFAGVGEMVELDELLARADIVSLHCPLTPGTQHLINDASLARMKPGAMLVNTSRGALVDTHAVIRALKSRRLGHLAIDVYEQESALFFQDLSGEIIDDEAFQRLMTFPNVLVTGHQGFFTVEALQEISAITLGNLQDFAAGRVCANRVEVS, encoded by the coding sequence ATGCAGATCGCCGTCTTCAGCGCCCGACCCTACGACCGTCGCTTCCTGGACGACGCCAACCTGCGCGATGCAGCGGGGCAGGGTTACACGTTCGTCTACTTCGATGCCGCGCTGGATGTGCATACCGCAGCACTCGCACAGGATTGCGCCGCCGTCTGCGTGTTCGTCAACGACCGGCTGGATGCGGCGGTGCTGCGCGCGCTGCACGTGTTGGGCGTGCGTGCGGTGCTGCTGCGCTGTGCGGGCTTCAACAATGTGGACCTGGCCGCTGCGGAAGCACTGGACCTGTTCGTCGCCCGGGTGCCTGCGTATTCGCCCGAGGCCGTGGCCGAGCATGCACTGGCGCTGGTGATGACCCTCAACCGCCAGACCCATCGCGCTTACAACCGCGTGCGCGAAGGCAACTTCATGCTCGATGGCCTGCTGGGGCGCACCCTGCATGGACGCACCGTCGGCATCGTCGGTACCGGCAAGATCGGGCTGGCCACCGCGCGCATATTCAAGGGCATAGGCTGCACCGTGCTGGGGCATGACCCGTATCCGTCGGCCGCCTTCGCGGGTGTCGGCGAGATGGTGGAGCTGGATGAACTGCTGGCGCGCGCCGACATCGTCTCGCTGCACTGCCCGCTGACACCCGGTACCCAGCACCTGATCAACGACGCCTCTCTGGCGCGGATGAAACCCGGTGCAATGCTGGTCAACACCTCACGCGGCGCACTGGTGGACACCCATGCAGTGATCCGCGCGCTGAAGTCGCGCCGGCTCGGCCACCTGGCCATCGACGTGTACGAACAGGAAAGCGCGTTGTTCTTCCAGGACCTGTCCGGCGAGATCATCGACGACGAGGCCTTCCAGCGCCTGATGACCTTCCCCAACGTCCTGGTGACCGGCCACCAGGGCTTCTTCACCGTGGAGGCGCTGCAGGAGATCTCGGCGATCACGCTGGGGAACCTGCAGGATTTCGCCGCCGGGCGGGTGTGCGCCAACCGGGTAGAGGTTAGCTGA
- a CDS encoding autotransporter outer membrane beta-barrel domain-containing protein, giving the protein MKHSKLSLALAGLIGVGAIAAADDVMAMSYHVQGDRIFLSGGVTYADVVSLPALLAKAQAEGRPIREVVLRTSNGGALIAGEWLQGIIRTSGLNTIVSGHCISSCSIMQSGGVERYLAGDLPIVDSVQIHAASNSGKVIYTPSPRMTQIYTGNYGGGMDAGLLHKAMYEVVQPNGLLVFRDPARTTGTSVTFDPDGSGSKLESFPGQDIYNNRIITAKGYRDPGDTLSVTANVSGDINPGYLRTGRQLQTFVDDDFARWNTNWQSSYINLAQSIYNASSNGPQGIGANSVQDYQKDPYYKALLLSKLRLGDLDVSTLDDSMGVIRVTNGATWRTSATTGADFMLVDNGTIALEGGALRASEVRVMGAGMLVGNGDVAGTAMDLSALASGTRPSWREDGFNRLRVYGTLMPRGGDLVTHGYVNIMPGGKVLFDVTENGGAGSGRLRVGSFFDSKQTDGALVISKGAFLELNVAQGYYGQDFRRDLVQGPIYQGGFEDVVRLGDTGYSANITGGEVFRPRHNSLLSFNVKQTADGLWLTANPGFDQLGLFANAVSGDALGRALATASDRKDGGLKSLLGALQFADRDVIAQQAGALRGDAHASLRLADNALVGSIGNVVQQHQAAMRSGGDADGLASQAAQSVSAQPGMRHGSLFNQLAMHLVEPAAGGGEGSGSGRNHGLWARGFASHGRIDADGGVAGLSHNIGGVVVGADTRVADDRVTLGVSVAAADMSTKGRDGSDFSGDVRALDVGGYLDATYSRGYLSAAVRYTDLRHDTRRSVSGIDGLQQPLRAKYNNDAISARVEHAFSFTTGKGLVIQPLLPVVDYARTSATRFNEGQGAGALVGRSGSLESIRVGAGLQLFRTFEGDNGERITPRARVVWQKELGDSQARYSTGFAAAPDLVFGASSQAVGEQVLAWNLGVTSRASERLSIMADYVGERRDGQIQNGVMLGLGYRF; this is encoded by the coding sequence ATGAAGCATTCGAAGTTGAGCCTGGCCCTGGCCGGGCTGATCGGCGTTGGCGCCATCGCGGCGGCTGATGACGTCATGGCAATGAGTTATCACGTGCAGGGGGATCGCATCTTCCTGAGCGGCGGGGTGACCTACGCCGACGTGGTATCGCTGCCAGCGTTGCTGGCCAAGGCGCAGGCCGAGGGCCGGCCGATCCGCGAAGTGGTGCTGCGCACCTCCAATGGCGGCGCGTTGATCGCCGGCGAGTGGCTGCAGGGCATCATCCGCACATCCGGCCTGAACACCATCGTGTCCGGCCACTGCATTTCGTCCTGCTCGATCATGCAGTCCGGTGGCGTCGAACGCTATCTGGCCGGTGATCTGCCAATCGTCGATTCGGTACAGATCCATGCGGCCAGCAACAGTGGCAAGGTGATCTACACGCCGTCGCCACGGATGACCCAGATCTACACCGGCAACTACGGCGGCGGCATGGACGCCGGGCTGCTGCACAAGGCCATGTATGAAGTCGTGCAACCCAACGGCTTGCTGGTATTCCGAGATCCGGCGCGCACCACGGGTACCTCGGTCACCTTCGACCCTGATGGCAGCGGCAGCAAGCTGGAGTCGTTCCCGGGCCAGGACATCTACAACAACAGGATCATCACTGCGAAGGGTTACCGCGATCCGGGCGATACGTTGAGTGTTACCGCCAACGTGAGCGGCGACATCAACCCGGGTTACCTGCGCACCGGTCGCCAGCTGCAGACCTTCGTCGATGATGATTTCGCGCGGTGGAACACCAACTGGCAGTCCAGCTACATCAACCTGGCGCAAAGCATCTACAACGCGTCCAGCAATGGTCCGCAGGGCATCGGCGCGAACTCGGTACAGGACTACCAGAAAGATCCGTACTACAAGGCCCTGCTGCTGTCGAAGCTGCGCCTGGGCGACCTGGACGTGTCCACGCTGGACGACTCGATGGGCGTGATCCGCGTGACCAACGGTGCCACCTGGCGAACCTCCGCGACCACCGGTGCCGACTTCATGCTGGTCGACAACGGCACCATCGCGCTGGAAGGCGGCGCCCTGCGCGCTTCGGAGGTGCGGGTGATGGGCGCAGGCATGCTGGTCGGCAATGGTGATGTGGCGGGCACCGCGATGGATCTCAGTGCGCTGGCCAGCGGCACCCGCCCGTCCTGGCGCGAGGATGGCTTCAACCGCCTGCGCGTCTACGGCACGCTGATGCCGCGCGGTGGCGACCTGGTCACCCATGGCTACGTCAACATCATGCCGGGCGGCAAGGTGCTGTTCGACGTGACCGAGAACGGCGGCGCCGGCAGTGGCCGCCTGCGCGTAGGCAGTTTCTTCGACAGCAAGCAGACCGACGGCGCGCTGGTGATCTCCAAGGGTGCCTTCCTTGAACTGAACGTGGCGCAGGGCTACTACGGCCAGGATTTCCGTCGCGATCTCGTGCAGGGCCCGATCTACCAGGGCGGCTTCGAAGACGTCGTGCGCCTGGGCGACACCGGCTACAGCGCCAACATCACCGGCGGCGAAGTGTTCCGCCCACGCCACAACTCGCTGCTGAGCTTCAACGTGAAACAGACCGCGGACGGCCTGTGGTTGACCGCCAACCCGGGCTTCGACCAGCTGGGGCTGTTTGCCAATGCTGTTTCGGGCGATGCCCTTGGCCGTGCGCTGGCGACCGCTTCCGATCGCAAGGATGGTGGCCTGAAGTCGCTGCTCGGCGCCTTGCAGTTCGCCGACCGTGATGTGATCGCACAGCAGGCCGGTGCCCTGCGCGGTGACGCGCACGCGAGCCTGCGCCTGGCCGACAATGCATTGGTGGGCAGCATTGGCAACGTGGTGCAGCAGCACCAGGCGGCGATGCGCAGTGGCGGCGATGCCGACGGCCTGGCCTCGCAGGCCGCGCAGTCGGTCTCGGCGCAGCCGGGCATGCGCCACGGCAGCCTGTTCAACCAGCTGGCCATGCATCTGGTCGAGCCGGCGGCGGGTGGCGGTGAAGGCAGTGGCTCTGGTCGCAACCATGGCCTGTGGGCGCGAGGTTTCGCCAGCCACGGCCGCATCGATGCCGACGGTGGCGTGGCCGGCTTGAGCCATAACATCGGCGGCGTCGTCGTCGGTGCCGATACCCGCGTTGCCGATGACCGCGTCACCCTGGGCGTCAGCGTGGCAGCGGCAGATATGTCGACCAAGGGCCGCGATGGTTCCGACTTCAGCGGTGACGTGCGCGCGCTGGACGTGGGCGGCTATCTGGACGCGACCTATTCGCGCGGCTATCTGTCGGCGGCGGTGCGCTATACCGACCTGCGTCATGACACCCGGCGCAGCGTGAGCGGCATCGACGGCCTGCAGCAGCCGCTGCGCGCCAAGTACAACAACGATGCGATCTCGGCACGGGTGGAACACGCGTTCTCGTTCACCACTGGCAAGGGCCTGGTGATCCAGCCGTTGTTGCCGGTGGTGGACTACGCGCGGACCTCGGCCACCCGCTTCAATGAAGGGCAGGGCGCGGGTGCGCTGGTGGGTCGCAGCGGCAGCCTGGAGAGCATCCGCGTGGGTGCGGGCCTGCAGCTGTTCAGGACCTTCGAGGGCGACAACGGCGAGCGCATCACCCCGCGTGCGCGCGTGGTCTGGCAGAAGGAGCTGGGCGATTCGCAGGCCCGCTACAGCACCGGCTTCGCCGCAGCACCGGACCTGGTGTTCGGCGCCAGCAGCCAGGCCGTGGGCGAGCAGGTACTGGCCTGGAACCTGGGCGTGACCAGCCGCGCCAGCGAACGCCTGTCGATCATGGCCGATTACGTGGGCGAGCGTCGTGACGGGCAGATCCAGAACGGCGTGATGCTGGGCCTGGGCTACCGGTTCTAA
- a CDS encoding RNA polymerase sigma factor, translating into MCAFLRTRGVGPEDAEDIAQDCMERLIRYRAHGTDELRLLLYRIARNRLADRGRSPQSRPHLSLAEHDGHDEPTSPSPDPLRQAESGQMLSLLRQALFKLPERAREVYLLNRITGMSYTQIARHCGITAKTVEKHIARALQGLRQELGPDPLHNDRDTE; encoded by the coding sequence CTGTGTGCGTTCCTGCGCACACGGGGCGTCGGGCCGGAGGATGCAGAGGACATCGCGCAGGACTGCATGGAGCGGCTGATCCGCTATCGCGCGCACGGCACCGACGAACTGCGCCTGCTGCTGTATCGTATCGCGCGCAATCGCCTGGCCGATCGCGGCCGATCGCCGCAGTCGCGACCTCACTTGTCACTGGCCGAGCATGATGGTCACGACGAGCCCACCAGCCCGTCGCCGGACCCCTTGCGCCAGGCAGAGTCCGGGCAGATGTTGTCCCTGCTGCGGCAGGCCCTTTTCAAACTGCCCGAGCGCGCGCGCGAGGTGTACCTGCTCAACCGGATCACCGGCATGAGCTATACGCAGATCGCGCGGCACTGTGGAATTACAGCCAAGACCGTGGAAAAACATATCGCCCGCGCCCTGCAGGGCCTGCGCCAGGAGTTGGGACCGGATCCGCTGCACAACGACAGGGATACCGAATGA
- a CDS encoding FecR family protein — MSSHRHREDASLFARASTWVARLEAPDCTAAERESFEDWLAEDPAHVKAWVQAEDLFQQGQGLAADPWLRTAAARAARPARRRWLPAAAAAAGICVAIGVGWMVAVDGNPAPQHFANDTHQAQRLTLPDGSVAMLDAGTTLHARFGWRHRELDLERGRLQLQVAPSSKALQLRAGTSTIRDIGTTFQVERLHDGLVEVALLEGAVEVSNGAAQHTLAPGQQLQVLPSGRIQPGPALSSTAAAEGWLHGQLVFDATPLSIVVERMNRYGHAPLVIADPEISDLAVSGTFRAGDAQELLSALELGWSIAGQTRPDGALELRRTY, encoded by the coding sequence ATGAGCAGCCACCGGCATAGGGAAGACGCCTCGCTGTTCGCACGCGCCAGCACCTGGGTGGCGCGTCTGGAAGCTCCGGACTGCACCGCAGCCGAACGCGAGTCATTCGAAGACTGGCTTGCTGAAGACCCTGCCCATGTCAAAGCCTGGGTGCAGGCCGAAGACCTTTTCCAGCAGGGCCAGGGCCTGGCTGCGGACCCGTGGCTGCGGACGGCTGCGGCGCGCGCGGCACGGCCTGCCCGGCGCCGCTGGCTGCCTGCTGCGGCCGCAGCCGCGGGTATCTGCGTGGCCATCGGCGTGGGCTGGATGGTAGCGGTGGATGGCAACCCTGCCCCGCAACACTTTGCCAATGACACGCATCAGGCACAGCGGCTGACCCTGCCCGATGGCAGCGTGGCCATGCTCGATGCCGGCACGACGCTGCATGCGCGCTTCGGCTGGCGCCACCGCGAGCTGGACCTCGAACGCGGCCGCCTGCAGCTGCAGGTCGCGCCATCGAGCAAGGCATTGCAGCTGCGCGCCGGCACCAGCACGATCCGCGATATCGGCACGACCTTCCAGGTTGAGCGCCTGCACGATGGACTGGTCGAGGTCGCGCTGCTGGAGGGCGCGGTGGAAGTCAGCAACGGCGCCGCCCAGCACACGCTGGCCCCTGGCCAGCAACTGCAGGTACTGCCCTCCGGGCGCATCCAGCCCGGTCCAGCGCTGTCCTCCACGGCAGCCGCCGAGGGCTGGCTGCATGGGCAGCTGGTCTTCGATGCCACCCCGCTGTCGATCGTGGTCGAACGCATGAACCGCTATGGCCATGCACCGCTGGTGATCGCTGACCCTGAGATCAGTGATCTGGCGGTCAGCGGCACGTTCCGCGCAGGTGACGCACAGGAGTTGCTGTCCGCGCTGGAACTTGGCTGGTCCATTGCTGGCCAGACGCGCCCGGATGGCGCGCTGGAACTGCGCCGCACGTACTGA